A region of the Sulfurimonas crateris genome:
TACTGATGAGCTTGCACAGCTTCAGGTGAAGCTGCAGGAGAGATATCTTATAAATGCTTCAATTTTCCAGAGTCTGCCTGATTACTGGGGGCTTGGACAGCACTTTCCTGTTATGCCGCTGCATCATCTAAATACAACCCCGCTAAGAGCTGCATCTCTGTGGGATATTACATGTGACAGTGACGGAGAGATAGGCTTTAACCCTGACAAACCGCTATATCTTCACGACGTAAATCTTGATGAAGAGGAGTACTTTTTAGGCTTTTTCAATGTCGGTGCATATCAAGAGACCTTGGGGATGAACCACAACCTCTTTACACACCCGAGTGAATACACCATTACGATCGATGAGTACACTTATGAGATCAAAAATGCTGTAGAGTCCAAAAGTATACTTGATATCTTAGACTCAATAGGCTACGATGCGGAGATGGTATCAAGCAGACTTAAGAGCGATCTTATGAAATCTGATTTTATTACAGAGCAAGAAAAAAATGATACACTTGCAAAACTGGAGCTGTTTTTAAACCAAAACGGCTATCTAAGAACTACGAACTAGGAGTTAAAATTGGGAATTTATGCTGACATCAAAGAAGATTTTTTAAATGTTTATAAAAATGATCCGGCACTTAGTTCTAAGCTAGACTTCCTGTTTAACTACCCAGGTGTTTGGGCTGTTGCTTGGTACAGAATAGCTCACAGCCTCTACCGCTCAAACTTTAAGACACTCGCAAGAGTCATTATGGGTCTAAATCAGATCTTTACAAATATAGATATACATCCGGGTGCGGTCATCGGCAGAAGAGTCTTTATAGACCACGGTTTTGGTGTTGTCATAGGTCAGACTTCAATTATTGAAGATGATGTAATAATATATCAGGGAGTAACACTTGGCGGTGTATCACTCACTCACGGCAAAAGACACCCGACCATTAAAAAAGGTGCCGTTATAGGTGCCGGAGCAAAAGTATTGGGTAATATTACAATAGGAGAGTATGCAAAGATAGGTGCAAACTCCGTTGTAGTAAAAGCGGTTCCCGACAATGCTACGGCAATAGGCATTCCCGCTCATGTAATTGAGAAAGGAAGATGTAAAGATCCATTAATGCATAATCTCCTTCCGGATATCAATAAAGAGATGTTTGAGTATCTTCTTAAGCGTGTTGCCGTCCTTGAGCATATCTTGGTAGAAGATAATAAAGAGCTTCTTGAACAAGACCTTCAACTTGAAAACATTTACGAATCTTTTATCCGCGCTATGAAAAACTAAAAATATTTTAGTATAATTCCGCAATATTTTCAAAAAGGGTTTAATATGCTAACAGACCGTATTAACACGCTATCCGAATCAATCACAATCGCTATTTCTACACTCGCAGGCGAGCTGAAAGCTCAAGGTAAAGATATCATCAGCTTCTCAGCAGGTGAGCCTGATTTTGATACGCCTCGCGTTATTAAAGATGCTGCCATTGCGGCTATCAATGATGGTTTTACGAAGTATACCGCGGTTGACGGCATCCCTGCTCTTAAAGCGGCAATTGCAAATAAGCTCAAAAGAGACAACAACCTCACTTACGCTCCAAACCAGATCATTACCAACAACGGCGCGAAGCACTCTTTGTTCAATCTATTTGCGGCAGTCATACAAAAAGGCGACGAGGCCATCATTCCATCCCCTTACTGGGTGACATACCCTGAGCTTGTTCTCTACTACGGCGGTACAGTCGTAGAGATAGAGACGCATGATGACAATGCGTTTAAGATAACTCCACAGCAGCTTCAAGATGCCCTTACGCCAAAGACTAAGATGATTGTCCTGACAAGTCCATCAAATCCGACAGGTGCAGTCTACTCAAGAGCAGAACTTGAAGCGCTTGGAAAAGTACTTGAAGGCACTGATGTTATCGTTGCAAGCGATGAGATGTATGAAAAGCTTATCTACGACGGCGAGTTTACATCTTCGGCAGCTGTAAGCGAAGATATGTACAAGCGCACCGTAACTATTAACGGTCTTAGCAAATCGGTTGCGATGACAGGCTGGAGATTCGGCTATATGGCAGCGTACAATACAGAGCTTATCCAAGCTACTAAAAAACTTCAGAGCCAAAGCACCTCTAACATCAACTCGATCACGCAAAAAGCGGCAATCGCAGGCTTAGACGGTTCAGCAGATGATGATATCGAGATGATGAGAGTCGCATTTAAAGAGCGCCGCGATGAGGCAGTAAAGCTTATAAACGCAATTGACGGACTGAGTGTATATAAGCCTGATGGCGCTTTTTATCTTTTTGTAAACATAAAAGAGCTGAGCAACGACTCTATGGAGTTTTGTAAACAGCTTTTAGAAAAAAAAGGCGTAGCCGTAGTTCCCGGTGTTGGTTTTGGAAGCGAAGGCTACTTTAGATTCAGCTTTGCAACCGATATAGAGAGTATCCGCAAAGGTATCAAACGTATAGAAGAGTTTGTAGAAGAACTAAAGGCTTAAAGATCAATTTTATGCTTTTCTCTATTTTATCTCTGCCATTACGATGCAGAGATAAATCCACATTTGTTTTAAATCACTTTTTTAAAAAACTAAAAACTAAGGATAGAGAATGTGAAAACATAATCTTACACTAAACAAAAAATAAAAATAAAAAAGGATAATTATTGTTAGCAAAATATTTTAAAAAAGAGGAGTGGTTCTCAAACATAAAAGGAGACTCACTAGCAGGAATCGTAGTTGCACTAGCACTTATACCCGAAGCCATAGCTTTCTCTATCATAGCGGGAGTCGATCCTAAAGTAGGACTCTATGCATCTTTTTGTATAGCGGTAGTAATCGCATTTGTAGGCGGTCGTCCGGGGATGATAAGTGCGGCAACGGGTGCAATGGCGCTTTTGATGGTAACACTTGTAAAAGAGCACGGGTTAGAGTATCTTCTTGCGGCTACGGTTTTAACAGGTCTGCTTCAGATGGGTGCGGGTTATTTTAAACTCGGGCAGTTGATGAGCTTTGTTCCACGCGCAGTCGTTGTCGGTTTTGTAAACGCCCTTGCCATCCTTATCTTTATGGCTCAGCTTCCAGAACTTACAAACGTCACTTGGCACGTTTACGCACTTACAGCCGCGGGTCTTGGCATAATATATCTCTTTCCTTACATACCAAAGATAGGAACTATGTTACCATCTCCGCTTGTAACGATTGTAGCTATCACTTTAGTCGTAGTCCTCTTTGACATAGATGTAAGAAATGTGGGTGACATGGGTGCGCTTCCAGATACACTTCCGATCTTTTTGATCCCTCAGATCCCGTTTAATCTTGAAACTCTGATGATAATACTTCCATACTCTATCTCTTTGGCTATGGTTGGTCTTTTGGAGTCTTTGATGACGGCTACTATCGTAGATGATTTAACAGATACAAAGAGTGATAAAAACAGAGAGTGCAGCGGTCAAGGTGTAGCAAACATAGCTTCTGGTTTTATGGGAGGTATGGCAGGTTGTGCTATGATCGGGCAATCGGTCATCAACGTAAAATCTGGCGGACGAACAAGACTCTCGACTCTTCTAGCAGGTGTCTATCTGCTTATTATGGTCGTCTTTTTAAGCGATCTGCTCTCTATAATCCCGATGGCAGCACTTGTCGCAGTTATGATAATGGTCTCTATCGGTACGTTTGACTGGGGCAGTGTTAAAAAACTAAAGACCCTACCAATCTCTACAAATGTTGTTATGGTAGCGACCGTTGTAGTCGTTGTTTGGACACACAACTTGGCTCTTGGTGTATTTGTGGGCGTGCTTTTGGCATCACTCTTCTTTGCAAACAAGATCAGCCACTTTATGTACAACGAAACATCCTATGATGAGGCGACTGACACAAGAACATATAAGATAGTCGGTCAGGTATTTTTTAACAGTGCAGATAAATTTGTAGAATTTTTTGACTTTAAGGAAGTTGTAGAGAATATCACGATAGACTTAACCAGAGCTCACTTTTGGGATATATCTGCCGTTTATGCACTTGACAAAGTAGTCATTAAACTGCGCCGTGAAGGTGCAAATGTGACGCTAATCGGGCAGAATCAGGCGAGCAGTACAATCATAGACAGATTTGGTGTGCATGATAAACCAGAAGAGATAGAAAAAGTTATGGGAGGACACTAAGATGCAAGATATAAAAAGTATAGAACAGGCGGTTTTTGCCTGCGTTGACGGTTCAAAATACTCAGAGGCAGTATGTGATTATGCGCTTCACATAGCAAAGCAGCTAAACCTAACATTAGTTTTGCTAAATACGATCGAGCACCCAAATGCCTCATCGATTACAAACCTCTCTGGAAACTTGACTCTTGGAGAGAGAGATCTACTTCTTAATGAACTCTCAGACGAGGATGCGCAAAAGAACAAAGAGAGCATAAACCACGGCAAAGAGATCTTAAAAGAGCTAAAAGAGAGAGTCACTGACAAAGGCTACAGCAATGTTGTCATCTCCCAAAGACACGGCACTCTCTACGAAAACCTAAAAGAGCTCGAAGATAAACTAAGAGTGGTCATTTTTGGCTTCTCAGGCATGGGGCATATGCAAAAAGAGGATGAAGTAGGCTCTTGCGTAGAGAATATTATAAGAGATGTCGATGCGCCGATAATCTTGGTAAACAAAGAGTACACTCCTATAAAGAGCGTAATGATAGCTTTTAACGGTGAGAGCGGCTCTACAAAAGCTTTAGAGGAGCTATCTTCTTCACCGATGCTTGAGCATGATGTAAAGAGATACGTTGTAAATATAAACAATAATCAAAACAGATCTGATGAGCTGATAAAACATGCAAAAGAGATCATCAAAGATGAGACTCTAAACTGTGAGTTTATCCAAAAATCAGGTGAGCCTCTAGAGAGCATCTTGGAGTGTATTGAAAAAAATAGCATTGATATGTTAGCTATCGGCTCTTACAGCCACGGTAAACTTAAAACCGCTCTCTTTGGAAGCCTTACGACGAAGCTTATTCAAAACGTAAAGATTCCTCTCGTTATTTTAAAATAGTATCCTCTAGCTTAAAATCCTTAATGTAAAAGATACCGACACCCTGTCCGGTCTCTTTTACATCAACGTCT
Encoded here:
- the cysE gene encoding serine O-acetyltransferase encodes the protein MGIYADIKEDFLNVYKNDPALSSKLDFLFNYPGVWAVAWYRIAHSLYRSNFKTLARVIMGLNQIFTNIDIHPGAVIGRRVFIDHGFGVVIGQTSIIEDDVIIYQGVTLGGVSLTHGKRHPTIKKGAVIGAGAKVLGNITIGEYAKIGANSVVVKAVPDNATAIGIPAHVIEKGRCKDPLMHNLLPDINKEMFEYLLKRVAVLEHILVEDNKELLEQDLQLENIYESFIRAMKN
- a CDS encoding pyridoxal phosphate-dependent aminotransferase is translated as MLTDRINTLSESITIAISTLAGELKAQGKDIISFSAGEPDFDTPRVIKDAAIAAINDGFTKYTAVDGIPALKAAIANKLKRDNNLTYAPNQIITNNGAKHSLFNLFAAVIQKGDEAIIPSPYWVTYPELVLYYGGTVVEIETHDDNAFKITPQQLQDALTPKTKMIVLTSPSNPTGAVYSRAELEALGKVLEGTDVIVASDEMYEKLIYDGEFTSSAAVSEDMYKRTVTINGLSKSVAMTGWRFGYMAAYNTELIQATKKLQSQSTSNINSITQKAAIAGLDGSADDDIEMMRVAFKERRDEAVKLINAIDGLSVYKPDGAFYLFVNIKELSNDSMEFCKQLLEKKGVAVVPGVGFGSEGYFRFSFATDIESIRKGIKRIEEFVEELKA
- a CDS encoding SulP family inorganic anion transporter; protein product: MLAKYFKKEEWFSNIKGDSLAGIVVALALIPEAIAFSIIAGVDPKVGLYASFCIAVVIAFVGGRPGMISAATGAMALLMVTLVKEHGLEYLLAATVLTGLLQMGAGYFKLGQLMSFVPRAVVVGFVNALAILIFMAQLPELTNVTWHVYALTAAGLGIIYLFPYIPKIGTMLPSPLVTIVAITLVVVLFDIDVRNVGDMGALPDTLPIFLIPQIPFNLETLMIILPYSISLAMVGLLESLMTATIVDDLTDTKSDKNRECSGQGVANIASGFMGGMAGCAMIGQSVINVKSGGRTRLSTLLAGVYLLIMVVFLSDLLSIIPMAALVAVMIMVSIGTFDWGSVKKLKTLPISTNVVMVATVVVVVWTHNLALGVFVGVLLASLFFANKISHFMYNETSYDEATDTRTYKIVGQVFFNSADKFVEFFDFKEVVENITIDLTRAHFWDISAVYALDKVVIKLRREGANVTLIGQNQASSTIIDRFGVHDKPEEIEKVMGGH
- a CDS encoding universal stress protein; its protein translation is MQDIKSIEQAVFACVDGSKYSEAVCDYALHIAKQLNLTLVLLNTIEHPNASSITNLSGNLTLGERDLLLNELSDEDAQKNKESINHGKEILKELKERVTDKGYSNVVISQRHGTLYENLKELEDKLRVVIFGFSGMGHMQKEDEVGSCVENIIRDVDAPIILVNKEYTPIKSVMIAFNGESGSTKALEELSSSPMLEHDVKRYVVNINNNQNRSDELIKHAKEIIKDETLNCEFIQKSGEPLESILECIEKNSIDMLAIGSYSHGKLKTALFGSLTTKLIQNVKIPLVILK